A genome region from Panacibacter microcysteis includes the following:
- the glyA gene encoding serine hydroxymethyltransferase — MQRDNLVFDLIRKELERQRHGIELIASENFTSLQVMQAMGSVMTNKYAEGYPGRRYYGGCEIVDQTEQLAIDRLKQVFKLEYANVQPHSGAQANAAVALACLQPGDPILGLDLSMGGHLTHGSAVNYSGKLYTPHFYGVVRETGLVDYEMLEQKARAEKPKLIICGASAYSRDWDYARIRKVADEVGALVMADIAHPAGLIAKGLLSDPFDHCHIVTSTTHKTLRGPRGGIIMIRKDFENPWGHKDPKGNIRMMSSLIDLAVFPGIQGGPLEHVIAAKAVAFGEILSDDFTAYAKQVVENAQAMAKAFREKEYNIISNGTDNHLLLIDLRNKNISGKKAEQVLVQADITANKNMVPFDDKSAFVTSGIRVGVPAITSRGMKAEHMQFVVNAIDNVLMNADDANVVGAVRKQVNEFMTQFALYPELG, encoded by the coding sequence ATGCAAAGAGATAACCTGGTTTTTGACCTCATTCGCAAGGAACTAGAACGCCAGCGCCATGGAATTGAGCTGATTGCTTCTGAAAATTTTACCAGCTTACAGGTAATGCAGGCAATGGGCAGTGTAATGACAAACAAATACGCAGAAGGCTATCCCGGCCGCCGCTATTATGGCGGTTGCGAAATTGTTGACCAAACAGAACAACTTGCAATTGATCGTCTTAAACAGGTTTTTAAACTTGAATACGCCAATGTGCAGCCGCACAGCGGTGCGCAGGCCAATGCGGCGGTAGCACTTGCCTGCCTGCAACCCGGCGATCCTATTCTTGGTCTCGATCTTAGCATGGGCGGCCACCTTACACATGGCTCTGCTGTAAACTACAGTGGTAAATTATATACGCCGCATTTTTACGGTGTTGTAAGAGAAACAGGGCTGGTAGATTATGAAATGCTTGAACAAAAAGCAAGAGCAGAAAAACCAAAACTCATTATCTGCGGAGCAAGTGCTTATAGCCGCGACTGGGATTATGCACGCATCCGCAAAGTGGCAGACGAAGTAGGCGCACTGGTTATGGCCGATATCGCACATCCTGCCGGGCTAATTGCAAAAGGTTTGCTGAGTGATCCTTTTGATCATTGCCATATTGTTACTTCCACAACACATAAAACCTTGCGCGGCCCACGCGGTGGCATTATCATGATCCGCAAGGATTTTGAAAACCCATGGGGCCACAAAGATCCAAAAGGCAATATACGCATGATGAGCAGCCTGATAGACCTGGCGGTTTTCCCGGGTATACAGGGCGGGCCGCTTGAGCATGTAATTGCTGCAAAGGCCGTGGCTTTTGGCGAAATTCTTTCAGACGATTTTACAGCGTATGCAAAACAGGTTGTGGAAAATGCACAGGCAATGGCCAAAGCTTTCAGGGAAAAAGAATACAACATTATCAGCAACGGCACAGACAATCATTTACTGCTTATTGACCTGCGTAATAAAAACATCAGTGGCAAAAAAGCCGAGCAGGTACTTGTACAGGCCGATATAACTGCGAATAAAAACATGGTGCCTTTTGACGATAAAAGTGCATTTGTAACAAGCGGTATTCGTGTGGGTGTGCCGGCAATAACCAGCCGTGGCATGAAAGCGGAACACATGCAGTTTGTTGTAAACGCTATTGATAATGTATTGATGAATGCAGACGATGCAAACGTAGTTGGCGCTGTAAGAAAACAGGTAAACGAATTCATGACACAGTTTGCATTGTATCCTGAACTTGGATAG